In one window of Ovis aries strain OAR_USU_Benz2616 breed Rambouillet chromosome 3, ARS-UI_Ramb_v3.0, whole genome shotgun sequence DNA:
- the CRIPT gene encoding cysteine-rich PDZ-binding protein, with product MVCEKCEKKLGTVITPDTWKDGARNTTESGGRKLNENKALTSKKARFDPYGKNKFSTCRICKSSVHQPGSHYCQGCAYKKGICAMCGKKVLDTKNYKQTSV from the exons ATGGTGTGCGAAAAAT GTGAAAAGAAACTTGGTACTGTTATCACTCCAGATACATGGAAAGATGGTGCAAGGAATACCACAg AAAGTGGTGGAAGAAAGCTGAACGAAAATAAGGCTTTGACCTCAAAAAAAGCAAG GTTTGATCCGTATGGAAAGAATAAGTTCTCCACTTGCAGAATTTGTAAAAGTTCTGTACACCAACCGGGTTCTCATTATTGCCAGGGCTGTGCCTACAAAAAGG gcatCTGCGCTATGTGTGGAAAAAAGGTTTTGGATACCAAAAACTACAAGCAAACGTCTGTTTAG